GAAAAAAGGATAAAAGTCAAACGCAAGGGATTCAGTATGGTTGCTTCCTCTTCCTGGAAGGCAAAATACCAAGACTCTCACGATATTTGGCTACGGTCCTACGAGCCACATTTATATTGTGCTTTTTGAGCATATCGGCCACTTCCTGGTCGCTCAAGGGATTAGCCTTGTCCTCGGACTTGATGATGTTCCGGATATACTCCTTGACGCTCTCAGAGGAAACCGAGTCACCGTCTACACAGTTGATGGCACTGTTGAAGAAAAACTTCAACTCGAACACACCCTGAGGGGTGTGAACATATTTGTTGGTGGTCACCCTGCTGATGGTGGATTCGTGCATCTGAATATCTTCCGCCACATCCCGCAGGACCAGAGGCTTGAGGGCTGTGATACCCCGGTCGAAAAATTCCCTCTGAAACCGGACGATGCTTTCGGTCACCCGGTAAATAGTCCGCTGCCGCTGGTGGATACTCTTGATCAACCAAGCCGCTGATTTCAATTTTTCCTGAATATACTGACGGGTTCCATCCTCCAGGGATTCTTTGCGGCTCAAAATTTCCCTGTAAAAGGAATTGATCTTCAATTTCGGCAGGCCGTCCTCATTCAGAACGATCTCGTACTTGTCCCCCACCTTAAAGACGTAAATATCGGGGCTGATGTAAATCGTTTCATCGTCGCTGTATCGGCGTCCGGGTTTGGGTTCCAGGTTCCGGATCACCTCCACCGCCTTAAGAACCTCCTCGAGCGAAATCCCCAGGTTGCG
This sequence is a window from Deltaproteobacteria bacterium. Protein-coding genes within it:
- the rpoN gene encoding RNA polymerase factor sigma-54; this encodes MALQLKQSLSLTQQLIMTPQLQQAIKLLQLSRLELLQTIYTEMETNPLLEEQPVEESETEKVFEEEAPTETPTPEDSIRDSGGEDVDWESYLSEYNTHWAETPYEEREVPPFENITSEKTNLYSHLTWQLNMGDFDEAQREIGTHIIGNLDPDGYLKVSVEELSGMTGHPVERVLETLEKIQMFDPVGVAARDTRECLLIQARFQNLEGTIVEKILLDHMDKLENKKYDLLARNLGISLEEVLKAVEVIRNLEPKPGRRYSDDETIYISPDIYVFKVGDKYEIVLNEDGLPKLKINSFYREILSRKESLEDGTRQYIQEKLKSAAWLIKSIHQRQRTIYRVTESIVRFQREFFDRGITALKPLVLRDVAEDIQMHESTISRVTTNKYVHTPQGVFELKFFFNSAINCVDGDSVSSESVKEYIRNIIKSEDKANPLSDQEVADMLKKHNINVARRTVAKYRESLGILPSRKRKQPY